The proteins below are encoded in one region of Scomber japonicus isolate fScoJap1 chromosome 24, fScoJap1.pri, whole genome shotgun sequence:
- the LOC128354485 gene encoding protein downstream neighbor of son homolog: MSQQAGYSPSFKRPAEIMRMRRKRARSDAGVFSSPSGQSSTSSPAQSDSTQVRPFSPGPLFNNQNRSGGGGKKRRNPFASIENTYSPKKKLLIYNDDGQAEAGDSYNTEKTTEKEGEEDMSAKKESQGVLPFSARLIEAEKQERQGISSKRSLTFSEDDSLFEEEEEDVKSPLLKSPRAIAPVSIAPPICTEYPADWSLKTRLLFTSPLSLSWAEQPKAQEEALGLSQHCRAQFGTLPLNLQDPRSCSELRCAFQRSLVYWQHPSLPWISLFPRINAERSFAGKSTPWAQDTTLQQSLMSEWSVSLSSLYSLLKARLCPYFYVCSYQFTVLFKAAGLGSNSIVALISPTTRGLRVAMKAEGIEFSLPLVEERRKSREQQNPIGKQGEEEEEEEEKEEGCSELKEGEDCQAGDDEDFSWLKEMGVQDKIKKPDSITIQLRKEAHAVSMDHKPESVVCVEGSHTFTLINFLINCKSLVAAAGSQAGLPPTLLAPIAFRGATMHTLKARSVNVKSQVGSTYQNIGSLEVAGPILPSSLHDITNLLRTAQKGNFSASLYSHTPTTVMNIHNNKDQQQCTGGSVDLSACGLHPASIQQLQKPSSLGKTALTHITMTNSSYTWKN, translated from the exons ATGTCTCAGCAGGCAGGTTATTCACCCAGCTTCAAGCGTCCGGCTGAAATCATGCgaatgaggaggaaaagagcCCGAAGCGACGCCGGAGTCTTCTCCAGCCCGAGCGGACAGAGCTCTACCAGCAGTCCCGCACAAAGCGACTCTACTCAGGTCCGACCTTTCTCCCCAGGTCCGCTTTTCAACAACCAGAACCGCTccggaggaggagggaagaaacgCAGAAACCCCTTCGCAAGCATTGAGAATACATACAGCCCGAAAAAGAAATTACTCATTTATAATGACGACGGACAAGCAGAAGCTGGGGACAGTTACAACACAGAGAAAACgacagaaaaggagggagaggaggacatGTCAGCGAAGAAAGAGAGTCAAGGAGTTTTACCTTTCAGTGCAAGATTGATTGAAGCAGAAAAACAGGAACGCCAAGGCATCTCCAGCAAG AGGAGTCTCACTTTCTCTGAAGATGACTCTCTgtttgaagaagaagaggaagatgtaaAAAGTCCACTGCTGAAG AGCCCCCGAGCCATTGCTCCTGTGTCCATAGCTCCTCCCATCTGCACTGAGTATCCAGCAGACTGGAGCCTGAAGACTCGGCTCCtcttcacctctcctctctcactgtcGTGGGCAGAGCAGCCCAAAGCTCAGGAGGAAGCTCTGGGTCTCAGTCAGCACTGCAGAGCTCAGTTTGGCACCTTGCCACTAAATCTACAG gATCCCAGATCCTGCTCCGAGCTTCGTTGTGCCTTCCAGAGGAGTCTAGTCTACTGGCAACATCCGTCCCTGCCCTGGATCTCTCTGTTTCCCAGGATCAACGCTGAGAGGAGCTTTGCAGGGAAGAGCACTCCCTGGGCACAAGACACCACACTGCAGCAGAGTCTCATGAGTGAATG GTCTGTCAGTCTGTCGTCTCTCTACAGTCTACTTAAAGCCAGACTGTGTCCATACTTCTACGTCTGCTCCTATCAG TTTACAGTGCTGTTCAAGGCAGCAGGTCTCGGCTCAAACAGCATCGTTGCCTTGATTTCTCCCACAACTAGAGGGCTCAGAGTGGCAATGAAGGCTGAGG GGATAGAGTTCAGTCTCcctctagtggaggagaggaggaagagcagggagCAACAGAACCCGATAGGGaagcagggagaggaggaggaggaggaggaggagaaagaagaggg GTGCTCTGAGCTGAAGGAGGGTGAGGACTGTCAGGCAGGTGATGATGAAGACTTCTCCTGGCTGAAGGAGATGGGAGTCCAGGACAAAATCAAGAAGCCAGACAGCATCACTATACAACT TCGCAAGGAGGCTCACGCAGTGTCTATGGACCATAAACCTGagtctgtggtgtgtgtggagggaTCACACACTTTCACCCTCATCAACTTCCTCATCAACTGTAAGAGTCTGGTGGCAGCGGCTGGTTCCCAGGCCGGGTTACCTCCTACTCTGCTGGCTCCCATCGCTTTCAGAGGAGCTACAATGCATACACTGAAg gcCCGCAGTGTGAATGTAAAGAGCCAGGTTGGTTCTACCTACCAGAACATCGGCAGTCTGGAGGTTGCAG GAcccatcctcccctcctctctccatgACATCACAAACCTCCTGCGGACTGCACAGAAAGGAAACTTTTCTGCCTCTCTTTACTCTCACACACCTACAACTGTCATGAACATACACAACAACAAGGACCAGCAACAG TGTACAGGTGGCTCAGTGGACCTGTCTGCTTGCGGTCTCCATCCTGCCTCCATCCAGCAGCTGCAGAAGCCTTCCAGCCTGGGAAAGACTGCTCTGACACACATCACTATGACCAACTCCAGCTACACCTGGAAGAACTGA